ATTCTTCCTTTTTCTGTTGTATCAGTACCCTGCCCCGAAACATAGTTAAAAATCATAGCCGGGTTCATACGGTGCAGGACTTTGGCCAGCGAAAGCGTATATGCGTAGGTAATTTGTTTGTATTGGTCTTCATTCAAACCTGCGGCGCTAACGCCCATGCAAAAAAAGCAGGCATCATAGCCTTTTAAATCAATGCTTGCGGTATTGAAATCGTTGAAATCACTATGAATTAACTCCTTAAGCTTGGGGTGTTTCAGGGAGACAGGGTTTCTTCCGATAACAAGTACTTCACCAATTGCGCGATGGTCTAAACACTCCAGCAGAACCCCTTTTCCAACCATTCCGGTTGCACCTGTTAAAATTACTTTTTTCATTGTTTTATTTCAAGTGGTGAAACGTAGTTTGTTAACTGACTTCCTGCATGAGGCGAATTTGTCGCAACATTATTTTTTTGGGTGTGATTGGCAGAAATAACATCATTACCTTTTGTGCAAAGGTCAGTCCTGAAATAACTTCCAGCCGGCCGGCGAGCATTCCTTTATAACCATCAAGGGCAACAG
This region of Lentimicrobiaceae bacterium genomic DNA includes:
- a CDS encoding epimerase: MKKVILTGATGMVGKGVLLECLDHRAIGEVLVIGRNPVSLKHPKLKELIHSDFNDFNTASIDLKGYDACFFCMGVSAAGLNEDQYKQITYAYTLSLAKVLHRMNPAMIFNYVSGQGTDTTEKGRMMWARVKGKTENDLIQLGFRRAYMFRPGAIIPLRGIKSRTKSYQFIYDHFMWLVKLIRLISPDSVVTTTQIGQAMINTVLQDYEKQILKPRDILALASKSQ